One Saccharopolyspora erythraea NRRL 2338 genomic region harbors:
- a CDS encoding dTDP-4-dehydro-6-deoxyglucose aminotransferase yields the protein MKRALTDLAIFGGPEAFLHTLYVGRPTVGDRERFFARLEWALNNNWLTNGGPLVREFEGRVADLAGVRHCVATCNATVALQLVLRASDVSGEVVMPSMTFAATAHAASWLGLEPVFCDVDPETGLLDPEHVASLVTPRTGAIIGVHLWGRPAPVEALEKIAAEHQVKLFFDAAHALGCTAGGRPVGAFGNAEVFSFHATKAVTSFEGGAIVTDDGLLADRIRAMHNFGIAPDKLVTDVGTNGKMSECAAAMGLTSLDAFAETRVHNRLNHALYSDELRDVRGISVHAFDPGEQNNYQYVIISVDSAATGIDRDQLQAILRAEKVVAQPYFSPGCHQMQPYRTEPPLRLENTEQLSDRVLALPTGPAVSSEDIRRVCDIIRLAATSGELINAQWDQRTRNGS from the coding sequence ATGAAACGCGCGCTGACCGACCTGGCGATCTTCGGCGGCCCCGAGGCATTCCTGCACACCCTCTACGTGGGCAGGCCGACCGTCGGGGACCGGGAGCGGTTCTTCGCCCGCCTGGAGTGGGCGCTGAACAACAACTGGCTGACCAACGGCGGACCACTGGTGCGCGAGTTCGAGGGCCGGGTCGCCGACCTGGCGGGTGTCCGCCACTGCGTGGCCACCTGCAACGCGACGGTCGCGCTGCAACTGGTGCTGCGCGCGAGCGACGTGTCCGGCGAGGTCGTCATGCCTTCGATGACGTTCGCGGCCACCGCGCACGCGGCGAGCTGGCTGGGGCTGGAACCGGTGTTCTGCGACGTGGACCCCGAGACCGGCCTGCTCGACCCCGAGCACGTCGCGTCGCTGGTGACACCGCGGACGGGCGCGATCATCGGCGTGCACCTGTGGGGCAGGCCCGCTCCGGTCGAGGCGCTGGAGAAGATCGCCGCCGAGCACCAGGTCAAACTCTTCTTCGACGCCGCGCACGCGCTGGGCTGCACCGCCGGCGGGCGGCCGGTCGGCGCCTTCGGCAACGCCGAGGTGTTCAGCTTCCACGCCACGAAGGCGGTCACCTCGTTCGAGGGCGGCGCCATCGTCACCGACGACGGGCTGCTGGCCGACCGCATCCGCGCCATGCACAACTTCGGGATCGCACCGGACAAGCTGGTGACCGATGTCGGCACCAACGGCAAGATGAGCGAGTGCGCCGCGGCGATGGGCCTCACCTCGCTCGACGCCTTCGCCGAGACCAGGGTGCACAACCGCCTCAACCACGCGCTCTACTCCGACGAGCTCCGCGACGTGCGCGGCATATCCGTGCACGCGTTCGATCCTGGCGAGCAGAACAACTACCAGTACGTGATCATCTCGGTGGACTCCGCGGCCACCGGCATCGACCGCGACCAGTTGCAGGCGATCCTGCGAGCGGAGAAGGTTGTGGCACAACCCTACTTCTCCCCCGGGTGCCACCAGATGCAGCCGTACCGGACCGAGCCGCCGCTGCGGCTGGAGAACACCGAACAGCTCTCCGACCGGGTGCTCGCGCTGCCCACCGGCCCCGCGGTGTCCAGCGAGGAC